From the Fimbriimonadaceae bacterium genome, the window GAGTGTCTCCCCGCCTCAGGCAGGGCAGGTCACTCAACAAATCGGCGAGATCCGGAAAGGCACTCGCCGCTTCCATCAAGCGAGAATTGTGGCGTCGGATCAAAAGATGTGGCTGTCCGTTCCGGAAGCCAGCAAGATTCTCAGCGACAAACTGGAGGATTCATTGGCAGGCCTCTTCTGATGCCCCGATTTGAAAACAAGGACTGCTCACTCTCAGCGAGGCGCAGACAGCGCCTCGCTCAATGATCGATCCGCTCAGATCTGGAGACCATGCTGTTTTTCACCATTTGAATCCTTAAGGATGACCCCATTCTTGCTTACTGGACGAGTCTCCTCACCTGGACCATTATGTGGACCGTCATCCTGTCCAAAAGGATCCCGTTTCCCAGGACATCCCGATCTCCATGGCGCCCCATCGCTCACTGGTAGTCCGCCAACAGTCCCTCGCTCACCGGCACCGATTGAAGGCACGAAAGACTGGAGTTACTTAACCTTGTCGGATGTGGCCCAAGGGAGCCCCAGCCGGGCAGCATCACCCCGAATGAGACTGAGGAGATAACTTCCTTGGTTGATCGTCTGTCCAGATAATCGACGTTCCTTCACTTCCCCGATTCGTCGCCAGATCATCGGATGGGGAACGCTGGTGATCGCACGCTTCCACCATTTCTCCCATACCTTGGGGTCCTTCCGCTTTCCGGAGATCTCTAGCACGACGCTCAGGAGCCGCGCATTCGAGGCTTCTCGTTGCCCATCCTTCTCCTGATTGCTCTCATCAGATTGCTCGATGAGGAGGAACGGATCCAGCTCTCGTCCGATCTGTTGCAACTCGCGGTGATTGGCTCCCACCATCTCTTCACGGAACTCCCGCGTCTTCTTGTCCGTCGCCCACCAGGCCGGGCCCGCCTCCCAAATAATCTCAAACTCCTTACCCTCCGGCGTTCGAATCGGCACATACTCCCAGCGTGAAATAAACTCCTTTTCCAGCAGCTCGCGATGTGCGTCGTCTAATTGCTGTTTTACCAATGATAGAGCGCTATGCCGCTTGATCTGCCAATTCCGCACCAGCTCGGAATACTTTTGTGAGGCCGTTCCACGCCCAAGGTAAAACAGGTTGTGCAGTAACTGATGCAACAGCTTTGTAATCGATCCATGGAGGTCCCGAAAGAGTTCATGATCGATGACGATACAATTGCCCGACCTCAGGCTCATCCAGTACCACGTGGCAAGCTCGACCTCATACTTATCCGCCACATAGCCTTCCGCATTGACTTGCCCCGGTAACACCACCGTTTGAAAAATATGAAAGACGATTCCCTTGTTCGAACGAGGACGTTTCTCGCTTCCCCCCGATTCGCCTTCTTGTCGCCAATCTCGCCCGGCGCCGATCATCGTGCCGGCCATACGCAGAAAGAACCGATCCATTTCCTGGTACGAGGCACCGCCAAGGCCTTTCCCGCTCGCCTCCAACAATTCACGACCTGAAATCTTTACTAACTGATTAAATGGCTCTCCCCTACTCAGCGCGGCTTTCGTCCATCGTTCAAACCCTCGAAAGAACTCCAGATCAATCGAATTCGGAAGCCCTAAATCGCCGCTGCCGTAGACCACTAGGGAGACTTTACATAACCGACTGTTACGCCACACATCTCGATAAATCTGTTTTTGGTACGAGGCTCGTTCCGCACCTGTTGGGCGGCCTTTCGCTTCCCACAGTGGAATTGATCCTAAGATATGCTCGCTGAGGAGGTGGTCGGGGGTGGTGACCGATAGAGAGCCGTGATCCGTGGTGGTTCCAGGGAAGATCAGTTCAGCGGGAATCCCGTCAGAGGAACCAGTCCCCTCGTCCGATTCCGAAGGCGGTGTGAAATCAGCGTCCATCAGCGTAACGTTCTTTATTAATTCTTTCGTAAGTTTCTAACGTAGAGACACAGTTTATCAGTCGCTTAATTCTTGTTTTTCGTTGCGCAATCAATGCTTTATAAAAACTGTGTCGTTCATCGAAGTAGCGTGACTTCATTCAACTTACGTCGGCTTTCATTCAACTTACGTGAAAATGGAGCCGGTTTCTTCATTCAACTTGCGAGACCTTCATCGAACTAACGCGAAATCTTCACTCAACTAGCGATAGGGCTGTGGATAACTAGGATCGCGCACCACATCGATATTCGCCCCCGATCCGGTAATACAGTAAATCTTCAAAAAGACTGGAATATTTGAAGGTGGAAGAAAACCTTCCCAACGGGGATGAGAACGCCGCCCGTCCGTTCGTAAGTTGAATGAAACTTTTCATTGAACATCTCACGCTAGGTCAGCTTGTCACGAAACTCCTGTATACGCGCTGCCGCCTGTTTGAGCGCCTCCTCAATAATTGGGATTTCATGCGGCTTGTTGGAATGAAAGAGAATGGTCAGCATGAACCCACGGTCTCCCCCCCGCCCACGCTCCACGAACCGCACGGCTTGGGCACCTTCATTAATTCGTGGTTTGCGATCGATTTCCTGTCGGATCCGATCTCGAGTCCACGATTCTTTTGAGGCACGGCGAGCGATGGCGTGAAGGCGTGGCTCGTCATGGGCCAAAGGGAGGAGCGCCTCTGCATGCGTCGCCGTCATGCGGCTCTCAGGTCCGAAGAACACGTTTAAGATGCTCTCTGGCAGCTTCAGGATGCTGAGCGCCCTAGAGATACGTGATTTGTGACAGCCCAGGCGTTCAGCTAACTCGGACTGCTGAAAACCATACCGTTCGATCAGGGCTTGATAGGCCCTGGCCTCCTCGAGGGCAGACAGATCCTTCCGGACAACGTTGTCGACCAGCGCCTCAGCCGCCGCGCGGTCCCGGTCCTTTCGACGAACGAGAGCCGGAATCGAGGTCTTTCCGAGCAACGCACAGGCTCGCCATCGCCGCTCGCCGGCCACCACTTCGTACTTCCCATCCTCTACCGGACGGAGCTGAATCGGCGTGAGCACGCCATAGGCACGAATCGATTCCAATAGCTCCTGGTCAGCCGCAGGATCGACCTCAGATCGTGGTTGGTCAGGACTCGGTACCAGCCGATCGAGCGGGACTTCGACGACCTCTTCGAGGCGACGCAGGTGATCTGCCTCTTGGGCGATTATGGGAACCGCTTTGGGGCCGACAGGCGAAGCCGTAGCTTCAGCACCCAACGGGATAGAGACGGACGCGCTGCCATCAACAGCCGAGTCGAAGGTTGTCGATGGTATTTGGCTCGGGGGTGTCGTGTGTTCTGGTCCGGGCTGTCCACCTTGTGTATCCAAACCGACCAGGGCAAACGGGCGAATGCGACGAGCATCACGATCAAAGGAGGCTTCGAGATCAGCGAGATGTGAGGACTTCTGGCGTTCAGGTTTGGCCTCTTTGCTTTTCGAGAGAGGCGGCTTCTCGTCTTTGCCTTTGGAGACTTGTTTGCTCGTCATGATTCACCTGCCCCGACCTCGACCGGTTCATCCATGTCGTCAGGCTCCGCCAATGCACCTAAACCCATGCGAGCCAAGACCTCGCGGCCTAGATCCATGAACTCGCGTGCAGCATTGCTCTGCCGATCTAATTGAAAGATCGTCTTCTTTAGCGATTCCGATTCTTGGATCTTGGCGGCCAGGGGAATTGCGGTCTTAAACACAAGATCTCCGAAACGACGTTCGATCACGCCCCGCATGGACTTGCAGACGTTTTTTCGTCCATCATGTTGCGTGACGAGGATCCCCAAACACTTCAGGGCAGGATTAGCGCTATCCACCACATCGCGCACCAGCTCCATGAGGTCTTCGTATCCCGTGATGCTGTATTTTGAGCCAGACATCATAGGGGTCAAATAGTAGTCCGAAGCGACTAGGGCGTTGATCGTGAGGATCGACAGGGTCGGCGGGCAGTCGATGAGGACGATATCTTCATCCCCAAAGGCCATCTGCTCCAGGCGACGCTTCAGGACGATGGATGGCATCGTCGGATAAACCCTGGGAAGTTCTCGGTCCGCTTTGGTCAAGGACACATGGCCATAGATCAGGCGGACTTCCTTCTCTATGGTGTCATACCAGGGTGCGGTCATGTCCTCATCGCGTTTGTTATCCATCATCAGTGTGGCGGCAGTTACTCTGGCTTCGTATGGACTTACCTTTCCAAGTGTCGAAGATGCATTTGCTTGTGGGTCAATATCGACCACGCAAACGGGATGACCAAGGCGAGAGAGCGCAGCTGCAAGGTTCACCACCGTTGTGGTTTTTCCCACCCCGCCTTTTTGATTGATAACGGCCACTACATTCGGCATCGATACCTCCTCGGCCTACTATGTATAGGCCATATACCAGAGCGTAGGAAAAACCAACCTACTCAGGACATGTAATTTGCCACGGCGTTTTGTCTAACATGTGTTGGATTAGCTTGTAGACATTGGGCCGCAATTGACTGTTTCATTACTCCTCATGGTGGGGCCTGTCAACTAATTAATATAATAACTATATCTCGACGCGTCACTGTAAAATGTTTTGTGGTTGCGCGGGCGCAACTCACGAAGGGATATGGAGGGGTCTTTCCCGATATTGCGTATGCGAATAATGCTCGTAAATATACTGCTAAAGATTGTTAGGCAAATTGAATGTAAGTGAATGATTATAACTATGTTTGTTAGGTTCAGGCGACGATGGTGAAATATGTTTTGTCTGTGAGGTCGATACTAGTGGAATATTTACGAGTTGCGCGGGCGCAACTCGTATCGTCTGAGAAGTTCCTAGGTTGGTGAGGACAGGGTGGGGTACTTGGATCGGAGGCGTCCGTACATGCGCTGTTTCAGCAAATAGAAGAGTAGGCCTTGTTGAAAGGTCGTTTTATCGGGATTCTGGCCGATATCATGAAACCTGGCACGAACCTCCTCTTCGATCATTTTTCGCTCATGGGCCTGTAGTGACTCGTATACGACCTGCAAATCAGCCCGATCTTCCGCGCTCAATTGGGCAAGC encodes:
- a CDS encoding replication initiator protein A is translated as MDADFTPPSESDEGTGSSDGIPAELIFPGTTTDHGSLSVTTPDHLLSEHILGSIPLWEAKGRPTGAERASYQKQIYRDVWRNSRLCKVSLVVYGSGDLGLPNSIDLEFFRGFERWTKAALSRGEPFNQLVKISGRELLEASGKGLGGASYQEMDRFFLRMAGTMIGAGRDWRQEGESGGSEKRPRSNKGIVFHIFQTVVLPGQVNAEGYVADKYEVELATWYWMSLRSGNCIVIDHELFRDLHGSITKLLHQLLHNLFYLGRGTASQKYSELVRNWQIKRHSALSLVKQQLDDAHRELLEKEFISRWEYVPIRTPEGKEFEIIWEAGPAWWATDKKTREFREEMVGANHRELQQIGRELDPFLLIEQSDESNQEKDGQREASNARLLSVVLEISGKRKDPKVWEKWWKRAITSVPHPMIWRRIGEVKERRLSGQTINQGSYLLSLIRGDAARLGLPWATSDKVK
- a CDS encoding ParB/RepB/Spo0J family partition protein; the protein is MTSKQVSKGKDEKPPLSKSKEAKPERQKSSHLADLEASFDRDARRIRPFALVGLDTQGGQPGPEHTTPPSQIPSTTFDSAVDGSASVSIPLGAEATASPVGPKAVPIIAQEADHLRRLEEVVEVPLDRLVPSPDQPRSEVDPAADQELLESIRAYGVLTPIQLRPVEDGKYEVVAGERRWRACALLGKTSIPALVRRKDRDRAAAEALVDNVVRKDLSALEEARAYQALIERYGFQQSELAERLGCHKSRISRALSILKLPESILNVFFGPESRMTATHAEALLPLAHDEPRLHAIARRASKESWTRDRIRQEIDRKPRINEGAQAVRFVERGRGGDRGFMLTILFHSNKPHEIPIIEEALKQAAARIQEFRDKLT
- a CDS encoding ParA family protein; the protein is MPNVVAVINQKGGVGKTTTVVNLAAALSRLGHPVCVVDIDPQANASSTLGKVSPYEARVTAATLMMDNKRDEDMTAPWYDTIEKEVRLIYGHVSLTKADRELPRVYPTMPSIVLKRRLEQMAFGDEDIVLIDCPPTLSILTINALVASDYYLTPMMSGSKYSITGYEDLMELVRDVVDSANPALKCLGILVTQHDGRKNVCKSMRGVIERRFGDLVFKTAIPLAAKIQESESLKKTIFQLDRQSNAAREFMDLGREVLARMGLGALAEPDDMDEPVEVGAGES